The Acinetobacter sp. SAAs474 DNA window GATCTACGTCAAGTTGACCCCAAGTGGTTAAAACAGGCTTTAGATAAATCGGGTATTCGTTGGCGCGTGATTGTGATTTCTGCTTGTTATGCAGGAAGCTTTATTCCCGCTTTACGCGATGAAAATACCTTAATTATTACGGCATCTGCTGCTGATCGCGCCTCATTTGGCTGTTCTAATGAAGCTGATTATACCTATTTTGGCCGTGCTTTTTTTGATCAGGCAATGCGAGATAATAATTCAATTGAATCGGCATTTAAGCAGGCAAAACTTACGATTGCAAAATGGGAAGATGCGCAAGGATTTGAACCATCAGAACCACAGTGGTTTTTAGGCAAAAATATGGAATTGATGCTTCCTCAATTACAACAACGTTTATTTCCACCTGCAGTTCAGCCAGTCACAGGTGAATTGAAATAAGAGCATGCGTTGCTGAGTTCGAGGATCTTACTGATACAATCAATATTGCAACATTGCCGTGTTTGGAAAGTACACGCTATATGTTTGTATAGGTCATAAAGATTCCTTCACTATAGCTATAGCCTTTGGTTTAGTGAAGGAGTATATCTCAATGTATGTAGATACCTTTTGATGTGGTGTAGTCGTTGCGAAAGGTGATTGATGAGAATTTAGTTCGAGCGTAAGATTCTCTGTCAATGTAAGAGATGTCTCTTGTTTTTAACAGGATCAGGTGAAATCTTTTTAAGTATATGGGGGGTGCTCGTGCATTTTGATGATGAGCATAGCGTAACGGTATGCTGAATCATCGTTTATAATGTTTTTGAAAAATATAAAACATATTTGAGTATCTTTATTTTAAAATGGTGATTCAGTCCATTTTAAACGCGATAAAAATATATATTTCAACAAAATATATCAAATTTTCTTATTAAAAATTTAATATTTTTTTCATATCCACGCTACTATATTCATCAATGATAATTCAAGGAGTAGTCATCTGTGGAAAGATTAGAAAGACACGCTTCATTTGGCGGTTGGCAAGAAGTATATAAGCATGAGTCCGCAGTATTAAAATGTTCAATGCATTTTTCAATTTATATTCCCCCATATCATGATCATGAAAAACTACCAGTAATTTATTGGCTTTCCGGTCTTACCTGTAACGAACAAAATTTTATTACCAAAGCGGGTGCTCAAAAATATGCCGCTGAGCATAAGGTAATTATTGTTGCTCCTGATACCTCTCCTCGAGGTGAATCTGTTCCAGATGATCAAAGTTATGATTTAGGTCAAGGTGCCGGTTTTTATCTAAATGCAACTCAACAACCTTGGGCAAAAAATTATAGAATGTATGATTATATTGTTGATGAGTTAAGAGCTTTAATCGATCAAAATTTCCCTACCAATAAAGTTCAAAGCATAATGGGGCATAGTGCTGGTGGACATGGTGCATTGGTGATTGGATTAAGAAATCCTGATATTTACCACAGTATTTCTGCTTTTTCACCGATTGTTGCTCCTTCACAAGTGCCTTGGGGACAAAAGGCATTTACGGCTTATCTTGGTACAGATCAGGCTTTATGGTCTAACTATGATGCTGTCGAGTTAATCAAATCAAGTTCTGTGAAGATGCCTATTTTGATTGATCAAGGTACGGAAGATTCTTTCCTAAAAGAACAGTTGAATCCTGAAATTTTAGTAAATGCATGCAAAGCTAAAGACTATCCGGTTACTGTAAACATGCGAGATGGATACGATCATAGCTATTATTTTATCGCCAGCTTTATTGAAGAGCATGTCAAATTTCATGCCGATTTTTTATACTGATTGATCTGCGGTGATGTTGACGATATAGTCTAATGAAGCGATAAAACTTTGCATGATAAGCACTTAAACGATGTTATGTATCTTAAGAGGATATGGGGTATTCCCTTTAGGATTCATAACATACA harbors:
- the fghA gene encoding S-formylglutathione hydrolase — translated: MERLERHASFGGWQEVYKHESAVLKCSMHFSIYIPPYHDHEKLPVIYWLSGLTCNEQNFITKAGAQKYAAEHKVIIVAPDTSPRGESVPDDQSYDLGQGAGFYLNATQQPWAKNYRMYDYIVDELRALIDQNFPTNKVQSIMGHSAGGHGALVIGLRNPDIYHSISAFSPIVAPSQVPWGQKAFTAYLGTDQALWSNYDAVELIKSSSVKMPILIDQGTEDSFLKEQLNPEILVNACKAKDYPVTVNMRDGYDHSYYFIASFIEEHVKFHADFLY